Proteins from one methanogenic archaeon mixed culture ISO4-G1 genomic window:
- a CDS encoding iron transporter FeoB — translation MTFTIALAGNPNCGKTTLFNALTGSSQRVGNWPGVTIDKKVGKIRGADADLVDLPGIYSLSPYSPEEVVSRNFIVEERPDAIINIVDATNLERNLYLTMQIIDMGIPMVLAMNMMDEVKRVGDRIDVDIISKALGIPVVPISAAKKENIEALVTAVMDVAENRRCPPEIVYEDGLESTIQDAVRVLSGRVPKENLRFYAFKLVEDDPLVNEAFPGVRDSISESIKALEDAHDDYADSIIADLRYTRIVGIVQKAITRAPRNERGSRSDRIDRVVTHKIVGIPIFICIIAAIYFIALYDGSLGTSPGAWATGWLNDFFAQLGADLSDWCAENGISEITTGLLVDGIMGGVGAVLGFLPQIAIMFTCLIILEEVGYMARVAFVMDRIFRFFNLSGKSFIPLLVGTGCGVPGVMSSRTIESESDRRITAMTVTFMPCSAKLPIISAIAGALAGNMWVAVYAYFMGIVLVIMSGIILKKFQKLAGNPAPFIMELPPYHVPKIVSVLKGIFDRCWAFIRNAFTIVLLASVVVWVLSHFDFSLQYLDASTDLEDSILASVGEAIAVLFTPMGWENSWELAASTITGLMAKENIVATLGVVLLDGSEVTISSVSEALAELLGNQAAILSFFSFNIFCAPCVAAIGAIHRELGTWKSTGLAVLYQCIISYFVAIIVYVVYGTILTVDIDWYSYVFAAVDAIIIAYLLVSKDPFRQKKGAGN, via the coding sequence ATGACCTTCACCATAGCGCTGGCAGGAAACCCCAACTGCGGGAAGACCACACTGTTCAACGCACTGACAGGCTCATCCCAGCGCGTTGGCAACTGGCCCGGCGTCACCATAGACAAGAAGGTCGGGAAGATCCGGGGTGCCGATGCGGACCTTGTGGACCTTCCCGGGATCTATTCCTTATCACCGTATTCCCCCGAGGAGGTCGTCTCCAGGAACTTCATCGTGGAGGAGAGGCCGGATGCGATAATCAACATCGTGGACGCGACCAACCTCGAACGCAACCTGTATCTCACCATGCAGATAATCGACATGGGAATCCCTATGGTCCTGGCCATGAACATGATGGACGAGGTCAAGAGGGTCGGGGACAGGATCGATGTGGACATCATCTCCAAGGCACTCGGCATACCGGTCGTACCCATATCGGCGGCCAAGAAGGAGAACATCGAAGCCCTCGTCACAGCGGTGATGGATGTCGCCGAGAACAGGAGATGTCCCCCCGAGATCGTCTACGAGGACGGTCTCGAGAGCACCATTCAGGATGCCGTTCGCGTACTCTCGGGAAGGGTCCCGAAGGAGAACCTCAGGTTCTACGCGTTCAAGCTGGTGGAGGATGACCCTCTGGTCAACGAGGCCTTCCCTGGCGTCAGGGATTCCATTTCAGAGTCCATCAAAGCCCTTGAAGATGCACATGACGATTATGCGGATTCGATCATCGCCGACCTCAGATACACCAGGATCGTCGGGATCGTTCAGAAAGCGATAACTCGGGCTCCACGCAACGAGCGCGGCAGCAGGTCCGACCGCATCGACAGGGTTGTCACCCACAAGATCGTCGGCATCCCGATATTCATCTGCATCATAGCAGCGATCTATTTCATCGCGCTCTACGACGGTTCTCTCGGCACCTCGCCCGGGGCCTGGGCCACGGGATGGCTCAACGACTTCTTCGCACAGCTTGGTGCGGACCTGTCCGATTGGTGTGCAGAGAACGGTATCAGCGAGATCACCACAGGGCTCCTCGTGGACGGTATCATGGGCGGTGTCGGCGCGGTCCTGGGATTCCTCCCTCAGATCGCGATCATGTTCACCTGCCTGATCATCCTCGAGGAGGTCGGATACATGGCGCGTGTAGCGTTCGTGATGGACCGCATATTCAGGTTCTTCAACCTGTCGGGGAAGTCTTTCATCCCGCTCCTTGTGGGTACGGGATGCGGTGTACCGGGGGTCATGTCGTCCCGTACCATCGAGAGCGAATCTGACCGTCGCATCACCGCGATGACCGTCACGTTCATGCCCTGCAGTGCCAAGCTGCCCATCATCTCAGCCATCGCGGGAGCCTTGGCGGGGAACATGTGGGTGGCCGTCTACGCCTACTTCATGGGGATCGTGCTCGTCATAATGTCCGGTATCATACTGAAGAAGTTCCAAAAGCTGGCCGGCAACCCCGCTCCGTTCATCATGGAGCTCCCTCCGTACCATGTCCCCAAGATAGTCAGCGTGCTGAAGGGGATATTCGACAGATGCTGGGCATTCATCAGGAACGCCTTCACCATAGTCCTACTGGCATCGGTGGTCGTTTGGGTGCTTTCACACTTCGACTTCTCGCTGCAGTATCTGGACGCCTCAACGGATCTGGAGGATTCCATCCTTGCCAGCGTCGGAGAGGCCATCGCCGTCCTGTTCACCCCCATGGGATGGGAGAACAGCTGGGAGCTCGCGGCCTCCACCATAACCGGACTCATGGCAAAGGAGAACATCGTGGCGACACTGGGCGTTGTCCTTCTTGACGGCTCTGAGGTCACCATCTCGTCGGTATCCGAAGCCCTTGCCGAGCTCCTCGGCAACCAGGCGGCGATCCTGTCCTTCTTCAGCTTCAACATATTCTGCGCACCCTGCGTGGCGGCCATAGGTGCCATCCACAGGGAACTGGGCACATGGAAATCCACCGGACTGGCCGTGCTGTACCAGTGCATCATATCCTACTTCGTGGCCATAATAGTCTACGTGGTATACGGTACGATCCTGACGGTCGACATCGATTGGTATTCGTACGTGTTCGCAGCTGTCGATGCGATTATAATCGCGTACCTCCTAGTATCAAAGGATCCGTTCAGACAGAAGAAGGGGGCGGGAAACTGA
- a CDS encoding iron transporter FeoA — MSLFECSASPRTETVTETACKGPSYPLSFMRIGEPGTIVRISGRDEVKKYLAGLGFIPGTEITVINSINGNVIIDIRGSRVAIDSGMASKISCCQKS; from the coding sequence ATGAGTCTGTTCGAATGCTCTGCATCCCCCCGCACCGAAACGGTGACAGAGACAGCGTGCAAAGGTCCTTCCTACCCACTCTCGTTCATGCGCATCGGCGAACCTGGCACTATAGTCAGGATCTCCGGCAGGGATGAGGTGAAGAAGTACCTTGCCGGATTAGGCTTCATACCGGGCACTGAGATCACGGTGATCAACTCGATCAACGGGAACGTCATCATCGACATAAGGGGCTCCAGGGTCGCCATTGACTCTGGAATGGCCTCTAAGATCTCGTGCTGTCAAAAGAGCTGA
- a CDS encoding iron transporter FeoA → MSTLKETAVGSTVKVKRLNGEGGLKRHIMDMGITKGVEIYVRKVAPLGDPVEITVRGYELSLRKEYAELIEVE, encoded by the coding sequence ATGAGCACATTGAAAGAGACCGCCGTGGGGTCCACCGTCAAGGTGAAGAGACTCAACGGCGAGGGGGGCCTCAAGAGACACATCATGGACATGGGCATCACCAAAGGAGTCGAGATCTATGTCCGTAAGGTAGCCCCGCTGGGAGATCCTGTTGAGATCACCGTGCGCGGCTACGAACTGAGTCTCAGGAAGGAGTATGCGGAGCTGATCGAGGTCGAATGA